In the genome of Pseudomonas sp. Teo4, the window TTGCTCGAAAGATCCTTGTGCGCGTTGCGATAGTATTCGACGAGCCGCTCGAAACTGCTGGTGCGGTTTCTGGTTGAGAAGGAACTGCCTTTCGCAACCCCACTGCGGCCTTGCCCGCGACCCTGGGCAGGATTTGAACCAGCACTTCCTGACACCCCTTCCCCATCCTTCGGCTTGACGATGGTGGGGTCGAACTCATTGATGAAATCATGAAGCTTGCGTTTGGCTTCTCGATCCTTATGGGCAGCCTCTCCGCCCTGGCCTTGATCGCTTACATCGGGTTCCTCACCCTGCCAGTGGCAACCAGGCACATGCCCCACACCGGGGTCGCGAAAATGCGCAGCCCGATAGGTATCTTGTGGCAGGCTTGCATAGTTCACAGCCGTGATTGGGGGGGAGCTTGGCAAGGCCAAGCAATCAGCGTAGGAACATTGAAAGGTGTAACGCGCTCGGGGCTCAGGCTGCGAGAAGTAGGCCCTGCGTGCATCTGAGATGGAAACGACTTCACCGAGTTCTACGCAATAAGCTTCCGAGACTTGAATCTTTGCGGGCATTCCCTGACGTCCTGACATGATGGCGAAGCCCTAACACGCCCCAGGTAATCTGGTCTTGGGTCAGGCCTCACGGGAGGTACGTTTATAATCGGGATTCGAGTGACCTGTAAACCAGCTAAACCCGCGAGTTAGAGAGGCTGGGGATATCATCGGCTTACGGGAGAAGACAAGTGAGCTTCACAGCATCACGTCGACGATGGATTGCCTAGTGTGCTCTAGCGCCGTGCCTCAAGGCTGAAGCGGTTTCAGTACGTCATGAAATAACCCTTCAGTCAGGCGCTTGATGTCCAGCGCCTGTACCACGTCCCTAGTCTAGGTCTGCGCAGACCTCGCCCTGCTCTCCAACTGGACGTTGGCTGCGGCGACTGCAGGCCAGCATCCTTTAGCTGACCTGTTCGCAGCTAGCAAACAAGCGCTGTGCGTAGGCAAAGCCTCTAACCCGAACCCAATCGTGGTTCACCAGGAAGATCCAGCAAAGCAAGATGACCAGTTCGACTCCTGTGGCTGCGAGCAGGACTGGATGTTTCGCTAACGCTTCGAAGCTCAATTCTTGCAGGCAAACCTATCGTGTGATACAGAGTCACCAGGCAGAGCGCGGCGCAGGTCAGGGCCACTAGGATGCCTGTCGACTTACAAGCCGTGAGATTCCGGGCGAATCCATACTCCACGTTTTCATCAAAGATCATGGCGTACTTTTTCGTGTCTCTCGTCTGTTCACGCAGGAAGTTCGCCGCAGACCGATACACATCATCTGCGGCCCTCGGGTCAGCTTTTTCTTCCTCTTCAGTGACGACGGTGAAATCCTTTATGAGATCCGCCAGACGCTGCATGTAGCGTTTTTTCGTAGGCCGCTCCAACGTATCGTCGGAGTGCCTCAGCACGATGGTGGTTGGGGCACCACCCCACGTCTTGAACAGCTTCTCCTGGAGCTTATTGCCTTTGCTGGACATTTGGCTCGCGGCAAAGGCGACCACACCGAACGATACAAGGAAGGTTGCGATCACCCCGTTTAAGGATCGCGCAGCTTCGAAGAAAGCCATGACGTAAATGACTACTGGCAACACCAACAGCAAAGCAGGCTTTACCCTGGCCTTGTACTTATACGCATCAAAAACCTTGCTGAAATCCATACCAACCCCTCACGCAGTGCATGGTATTTGGGCATCAATCGAACAAACACACGTCGATCATCTAGGCGTATCGCGCAATTTCGCCGCTTGCCAACAACTAACCAAAGGTCAAACCCGTTACCCCAAGGCTCACCTCACATAAATGCCGAGATCAGCATCGGAAACGATCAGCATCAGTGCCGGTAAACCCTCTATCTGCATCCGGCTGACCAGCGTGGCAAACAAGACAAGGTCGTCTGCGCTCTGCTTGACGGAACAACCGTTCGGATGGGAATGCCAGTCCCCGACATAGTCAACGGTGCCAGCAGTCAGATCGTGCACCTTCTTCAGTGCCTCTAACTGACCTTCCTTGCCCCGGATGAAATGGGTTGGGCTCGACTCGCTGTCGGGTGGAGGTGGCAGGGTATCGACCAGGACGATGGTCTTCGTCTTCAAGTCAGTGATACCGAGAATGGATCCACCGGTTTCGTTGGGAAGCGCCGCAAGCCGCTGTGCCTTGATCTTGTCAATAAGGCCACCGTCATACGTTACCGACCACTCTCCAATCGTTGCGCAGGTGACGGGATGTACTAGGGCCTCATGTGATCCCACACTGCCCGACTCATCATCCAGCGCCGATATCATGATCTTGGCTTCGGCACCAGTTACGACCTTGCGCAGCCTCCGGGAAATTAGTCCCGCGTGGACATGGATGTTTTCATTCGACATCCGGAACGAAATATCCCGGCATCCGCCACCTACCCACCGATCGCCAAGGTGGTTGACGAGATGGGTTTCACCCCAAGGGTTGTTCAAGATTGCGCGGTAATACTGCCCTTCAAGGGCATCCAAACGCTGCAACCGTGCCGAGTCTTCGAGCAGAATGACATTCGACATTCCTGATGGAGTAAGGAAGACACTGGCCATCCGGGTTGAATGATCCCGTCGCGCCAGATCACGAGGCACAGCCAGCGTCGTGGTGGCATCGATCAAAAGCTCAGCGTCCTCTGGCCTCATTGATGCGGGGATCGTCAGCGAGAATGCCGTCGCAGATCGCAGCAGGTACCGGCTCGCCCGGATAGATCTGCCCTACCATCCTCCGAAGCACATCCGCTTTGCGTAAACCGACAAATCTGTCG includes:
- a CDS encoding ATPase; translated protein: MPAKIQVSEAYCVELGEVVSISDARRAYFSQPEPRARYTFQCSYADCLALPSSPPITAVNYASLPQDTYRAAHFRDPGVGHVPGCHWQGEEPDVSDQGQGGEAAHKDREAKRKLHDFINEFDPTIVKPKDGEGVSGSAGSNPAQGRGQGRSGVAKGSSFSTRNRTSSFERLVEYYRNAHKDLSSNEFFGLQLKVTGEGEMPLISYFPNISKAAPGSPNRVIHGGARLEPRKGNGFMFWFIDRVDGKGVYLKVTSQEMDAYRFRGFFNDILAQDDADYFRVFGLGRLVLSETGKSYRLEIDDLNRLTIFAVKKKQPA
- a CDS encoding Mov34/MPN/PAD-1 family protein translates to MIDATTTLAVPRDLARRDHSTRMASVFLTPSGMSNVILLEDSARLQRLDALEGQYYRAILNNPWGETHLVNHLGDRWVGGGCRDISFRMSNENIHVHAGLISRRLRKVVTGAEAKIMISALDDESGSVGSHEALVHPVTCATIGEWSVTYDGGLIDKIKAQRLAALPNETGGSILGITDLKTKTIVLVDTLPPPPDSESSPTHFIRGKEGQLEALKKVHDLTAGTVDYVGDWHSHPNGCSVKQSADDLVLFATLVSRMQIEGLPALMLIVSDADLGIYVR